In Tubulanus polymorphus chromosome 2, tnTubPoly1.2, whole genome shotgun sequence, a single window of DNA contains:
- the LOC141900817 gene encoding uncharacterized protein LOC141900817, with translation MSLFLELRIGLVADSILKYAGLDGVGLFEWTRIVCPGGTIETLMEELKKVKMLNVEQLIVHVGTNNMTRDVPLEIVLRRHVELIRLLLYKCTGTIIVPALFPRCDDFDADYYSSDFNN, from the exons CGTATTGGTCTCGTAGCAGACAGCATTTTAAAGTATGCTGGGCTAGATGGTGTAGGCTTATTTGAATGGACAAGGATCGTGTGCCCCGGAGGAACCATTGAAACATTGATGGAAG AATTGAAAAAGgtgaagatgctgaatgtgGAACAACTAATCGTCCATGTTGGAACAAATAATATGACGCGTGATGTCCCGCTTGAGATTGTTCTGCGAAGACACGTTGAATTAATTCGATTGTTGCTCTATAAATGTACTGGGACCATCATTGTACCAGCTCTTTTTCCTCGATGTGATGA tttcGATGCTGACTACTACTCATCcgatttcaataattaa